The nucleotide sequence GTTCAGGTACGACTCTGACATCCCATCGAGCGTCATCTTTGCCTCCTGCCATTCCGGCATGGCCCGCTTGAGCAGTCGGTAGAAGCGGGAACTGTGGTTGTGCTCCCGCAGGTGGCAGAGTTCGTGAAGAATTACGTAGTCGATACAGCGGATCGGGGCCTTCACCAAGTCGGGGTTGAGAATGATTCTCCCGGCAGGGGAACAGCTACCCCACTGGGTTTGCATCGCCCGGATGGACCAGACGGGTGGCTCGTCCACCCATGGAAGCCGCTGGCTCACAGCAAGTAGTCGCCGCGCGAATATCTCGCCACCACGATACCGATACCAGCGGGCGAGCCGCCTCTTGATGGCGGCTGGGGAGTTATCCCGGGTCGTGACCCGGATCTGCCCCCGGAGCATCTTTACGTTTTCCTCGGCGCTGGAGGGAATGACCTTCAACATATACCGGCGACCAAGGTAGAAGAGGGTCTCGCCACTGACGTACTGGCGTTCGAGCACTGAGGCGCGGCGTGCCTCGATGTCGTCAAGGTGTCGACTCACCCAGCGGGCGCGCTTCAGGAGCACCTCTTTGGCCTCGGCCAGAGTGGTGTCTTGCGGCGTTTCTACTTCGACCAGGCCGTTTGGATAGACGTGGATTCGCGCTTCGTGCCCATCAGCCTCGCGTGCGTGCCAGTAGAACTTCAGTTTGCGTTCCCCGTATTGCACCGCGTGCGTCTTGCCGTGCAGCCGCTGGATATCAGTCACGTCTCAGCCCGACTCTCACGATGTGGACGACTTGATCCAGGATTCGGTTGGCATTGTCCAGGCCGAAGCGCCTGAACAAATCCGGGAGCAGCGCCTTGCGGATGCCGGCGTCGATACCACCGGGGTTCAGTGTGTTCTCCGCCACCACGTCGGCAACCGTCTCGTCGATCTTCAGCGCCAGCTGGATTAACTCGTCGGCGTCCTCCTCCATCCGTGCGTCAACCTCCTCATCGCCCATCACCAATCGGAAAACACCAAAGTAGGCCTTGGCGTGGGGCCTGCTGGCCAGCGCCTCCGGAATGCCCGGGGTGCGCCGCTCGTTCACGCGGTCCTCGAACGCCCGGAACAGTGCATATTGCTTTACCGGATGATCGAACAGCGCGTCGGCCTCCTCGATGGCCTTCTTCAACAGCTCGGAGAACACCTTCTGCGCATATGGGTCATCCCGCAGATCCTGCTCGATAGTCTTCCGAGTGCGCGTGCGAATGGTGTCCGCCTCGTTGCGGGTCTTCTGGTCGTCCCACTCTTCGGGGTTCTGGCCCAGACGATCCACCTCGTATGTGCCTTCGCCCTCCTTGACCTTAAGCCCGACGACGTCCCGATCCACGAGCTTGCGGATCTGCTTCTCGTAGGCGCTGTAGTCCACCGTCTCCTGCGCGTCCTGACGGGCGATTTGGCGGAGTTCGGTGAAGAACTTGAGGTCGCGCTTATATGTGTTGAGCATCGCCTCGGTAAAGGACTTGTCCTCGAAGAACGAGTGAGATGAACGGGCCACCTGCAGGCACACGCCGAATTCCGTCAGCGCCTCATAGAAGTCCTCGCGCAGTTTCTGACGCGCGTCGTACTCGACGCCCTCGCTGTCGGTCTCGTAGCGCGGCATCAGCACCTGCCGGAACGCTTCCTGATCGTAGGTGTTTTCCACCCCCTGGAAGAACGACCACAGTTTCTCGTGCAGCTTCGGAAGGCGCTTGTACTCGGTGCTCACACTCCGGTAGAGGCCATCGATGTCGTCGATGTCGTAGCCGCCCTGGGTATGTTCCTCCAGGTTCTGGTACTGCTTGATGGCGGTATCCAGCTCGGCGAGGATGCCCCGATAGTCAATCAGCAGTCCGTAGGCCTTTTCCTCGTGCAACCGGTTCACCCGCGCAATGGCTTGGATCAGGTTGTGCCCCTTTAGCGGCTTGTCGATATACAGCACCGCGTTGAGCGGCTCGTCGAAGCCGGTGAGCAGCTTGTCCACCACGATCAATAGATCGGGATCGCCCTCCATGCCGAAGTGCTCGATGGCCTGGCGCTCGTATTCGTAGGGGTCACCCTGGACGTTGTTCGACCACCACTGCTGCACCTCCGGCAGCTCGGCCTCGTCCACCTCACTGTGGCCCTCTCGAGTATCCGGCGGCGAGATCACCACACGGGAAGTGACTAGCTCAGTCTCGTCCAGGAATTTCTTGAAGCGGATGGCGGAAAGCTTGCTGTCACAGGCCACTTGGCCCTTCAGGCTCTTGCCCAGCTTTTTGAAGTGCTGATTAAAATGGATCGCGATATCCCACGCGATCAGTCGGATGCGGTTCTCGGCGCCGTAGATGGCACCGCGCTTGGCGTACTTCCGTTTGAGGTCCGCCTTCTGGTCGTCGCTCAGCCCCTGGGTTATGGTCTCGAACCAATTGTCGATGGCCTCCTGGTTCACATCCAGCGCCGGGCGACGCTCTTCGTACAGCAACGGCGCCACCGTTTTGTCCTCCACGGCCCGACGCATCGTGTAGGCGTGGACGATGGGCCCGAAGGTATCAACCGTCTCTTGGCGATCCTTCTTGAGCAGCGGGGTGCCGGTGAAAGCGATATAGCCCGCCCGCGGCAGCGCCTTGCGCATGCGCTGATGGTTCTCACCGCCATGGCTGCGGTGACCCTCGTCCACCAGCACCAGCAGGTTCTCTCTGGGGTTGTAGCACTCCTTGTACTTGATCGCGGACAGGAACTTCTGCACCAGCGTGAAGATCACGCGCTGGTTGCCCTTGCCGATCTGCCAGGCCAGCTCGCGGCCGGAGCCCACCCGCGCATGGCCTGCCTCACCGGTACTCACCGAGGCTAGGCCCAATGCGCCCGCGGCGGCAAAGGTGCGCGAAAGCTGCTTCTCCAGATCCACGCGGTCGGTGACCACCACCACGCGGCACTGCTTGAGGGACTCGTGCAGCACCAGCAGCTTGCTGAGAAACACCATGGTGAACGACTTGCCGGAGCCGGTGGTATGCCAGATCACCCCACCCTGGCGGGAACCCTTGGCGTCCACCTGGCTGACCTTCTCCAGCAGTTCCTCTATACCGAAGAACTGCTGATAGCGGGCGATGATCTTCTCGTTCTTGTAGAAGAGGATGTAGTAGCGCAGCAGCTTCAGGAGCCGCGCCGGACTGAGAATGCCGATGAGCAGTTCGTCCTGCTCCGTGGGCAGCACGGGTCCGGACCACAACTGCTCGAAGTGATCACGAACGGCCGGGGCACGGTCGGCGAAGAGCGCGTCGACTTGCTCGTCGCTCAGTGGTCGGTTCTTGATCGCCTCGCGTTCGACCTCGCTGATGCGCTCCTCCTTCCAGAGAGACCAGAACTTCCTCGGCGTGCGTGTGGTGCCGTAACGTCCTTGGGTCTGACTCACCGCCACCAGCACCTGGGCGAAAGCGAACAGGTAAGGGATCTCCTGCACGCCCTGGTTGCGCAGCATCTGGCTGATGCTCTCGTCGATCATGGACTTGTTCGGATTGCCGGAAGCGGCCCGCTTGGCCTCGATCACCACCACCGGGATGCCATTGAGAAAGCCGACCACGTCAGGACGCCTGTGGCCCGTAGCGGAGGCGTTCTGCACCTCCATTTCCTCGGTGACCAGGAAGCTGTTCCGATCGATATCGTCCCAATCAACCAGCGGCACGGTGACCGCGTGCCGCTTACCATCAGGCATGAACTCATTGACGGTGATGCCCAGGGTGAGCATGTCGTGCACCGCCTCGTTGGCCGACATCAACCCCTCGGCCAGTCCCGGCGCGGCGAGCGTGCTGAGCACCTGCTGGATGCCTTCGCTGGAGAGCCGATAGGTCTCGGCCTTGTACTCGAAGCGGTGCTGGCGCAGAAACTCGATCAGCGTCGGGCGCAACAGTACCTCGCGCGCGGAGTCTCCGCGCAGCTCCATAACCTCCGCCGGCGAGCGGTATTCCCAGCCCAGCTTCATCAATGTCACCAAGGCCGGAATATGCGAAGCGTAGAGCTCCCCGGTGTTGGGGGTTACTTTATCCAACAAGATGCTCTCCGGTTCCTGGTCATGATCGGCCTCAGGCAGTGGCCTGTTCCGCCTCGTCCACTTTGACGCGGCGCTTTCCAGTGAGGAGCTGCTGCATCAGAGCCTTCTTTTCCTGCTCCAACTGCTCCACCTGTTCCTTCAGGTAGCTAATAACCTCATCTTCTTTGCTCAACACTTCAGCTATCGCTCGCTGCTCGCTACGCTCAGGCACAACGACCTTGATCTTTGAGAACTGCTGGTACTTCAGATTTAACGTATCTGATACTAAGCCCTGGGAATTCCGGTAGAAGCGATGCACCATTCTCGGCAACTTAAAGAGATAGGATGCGAAGCGTGGGTCAATGTCCTTTTTGGGCTTAAGGACGGTATATGCCGGACTAACAATACCTTCACGGCTGGATAACCCCGAAACGCCTTGCCACATGCGCATGGTGTTATAGGCAATATCGCCGGGACATACTCTAAGATACTTCGATTTGTCGTCGCTGGAGGTATCCTTTCTTCCAACCTTGCCTTGGCTAATGATGCCCTGTTCCGAGGTGACCGAGAGGAGCGGCAACCCTATAGCTCCAAACTCCTTTCTTTCCTCAAACAGGTCGCCGAGGGGCGCTTCAATCCACGCGCGCTCATACCCTGGCAACCGCTTCTTCCCCGTCAGCAACTGCTGCATCAGGGCCTTTTTCTGCTGCTCGCTATTGGCCAGAAGCTGCTCTGTGGTGGCAATGGCTTCGCCCCAGGTGGAGAGGATTTTGGCAATTTTTTCTTGTTCTTGCAGCGGCGGAACAAGAACTGGAAACTCTTTAAGCTGAGTGGAATTTATCGAGGCAAGATTCGTGCTTCGCTTAGAGCAATTCAGAAAGTACGTTTTTCCATAATTACTTGCGGCCAATGCAGCGAGGAAATATGGCTCAATGACGCCACGGTTTACTCTCACCGCAAAAACATGGTTCTGATGAAGGCACGGATCTACTCTCCCATCCCACACATCGCCGCGGCCGAGCTTGTCGAAATCTCCCCCCTCGTTCATGAGGACATCGCCTACTTTGAGTGAATAACGCTCGAGCTGGCTCTTTTCTATTTCGATGGTTTTAAGTTCGGTTGTGTCAATATATCCATCTTGAACATTCGCAACACGAAGATAGGGGACGCTAACCCCATCTTTCAGTCCGCTTTTGCCCTTGGCCACGCCCGAACGTACCTCAGCAATTTTAACCAACGGCACTCTTTCCCACCCCTCAGGAACCATATCCCAGCTCCTTCAGGTAGCCGTCCATCTCCTGCTCCAGCGTTGCCAACTTGTCCTTGAGCTGCTTGCGCTCGGCCCGCACCGCCATCAAGTCGATCTCTTCCTCTTCCTCGAAGGTATCCACGTAGCGGGGAATATTCAGATTGAAGTCGTTCTCCGCGATTTCCGCCGGCGTGGCGAGGTGAGCGTATTTGTCCACTTCGACGCGAGCTGTGTAGGTCTCGACGATCTTGCGGATATTCCCTTCGGACAACGCGTTCTGGTTCTTTCCCGGCTGGAACTCCCGGCTGGCGTCGATGAAAAGCACGTTCTCGTCGGTCTTGTCCTGGCGGAACACCAGGATCGCTGCCGGGATACCGGTGCCGTAGAACAGCTTCTCCGGCAGACCGATAACGGCATCCAGCAGGTCCTCCTCGATCAAGTGCTTGCGGATCTTCCCTTCGCTGGAGCCGCGGAACAGCACGCCATGGGGCACCACCACGCCCATACGGCCCGTGCCGGGCTTCAGCGTTTCGACCATGTGCAGGATGAAGGCGTAGTCGCCCTTGGTCTTCGGCGGCACACCGCGGCGGAAGCGGCCGTAGGGGTCATCGCCGGCGCCTTCGTGGCCCCACTTGTCCAGAGA is from Spiribacter halobius and encodes:
- a CDS encoding M48 family metallopeptidase; amino-acid sequence: MTDIQRLHGKTHAVQYGERKLKFYWHAREADGHEARIHVYPNGLVEVETPQDTTLAEAKEVLLKRARWVSRHLDDIEARRASVLERQYVSGETLFYLGRRYMLKVIPSSAEENVKMLRGQIRVTTRDNSPAAIKRRLARWYRYRGGEIFARRLLAVSQRLPWVDEPPVWSIRAMQTQWGSCSPAGRIILNPDLVKAPIRCIDYVILHELCHLREHNHSSRFYRLLKRAMPEWQEAKMTLDGMSESYLND
- a CDS encoding type I restriction endonuclease subunit R, which codes for MKLGWEYRSPAEVMELRGDSAREVLLRPTLIEFLRQHRFEYKAETYRLSSEGIQQVLSTLAAPGLAEGLMSANEAVHDMLTLGITVNEFMPDGKRHAVTVPLVDWDDIDRNSFLVTEEMEVQNASATGHRRPDVVGFLNGIPVVVIEAKRAASGNPNKSMIDESISQMLRNQGVQEIPYLFAFAQVLVAVSQTQGRYGTTRTPRKFWSLWKEERISEVEREAIKNRPLSDEQVDALFADRAPAVRDHFEQLWSGPVLPTEQDELLIGILSPARLLKLLRYYILFYKNEKIIARYQQFFGIEELLEKVSQVDAKGSRQGGVIWHTTGSGKSFTMVFLSKLLVLHESLKQCRVVVVTDRVDLEKQLSRTFAAAGALGLASVSTGEAGHARVGSGRELAWQIGKGNQRVIFTLVQKFLSAIKYKECYNPRENLLVLVDEGHRSHGGENHQRMRKALPRAGYIAFTGTPLLKKDRQETVDTFGPIVHAYTMRRAVEDKTVAPLLYEERRPALDVNQEAIDNWFETITQGLSDDQKADLKRKYAKRGAIYGAENRIRLIAWDIAIHFNQHFKKLGKSLKGQVACDSKLSAIRFKKFLDETELVTSRVVISPPDTREGHSEVDEAELPEVQQWWSNNVQGDPYEYERQAIEHFGMEGDPDLLIVVDKLLTGFDEPLNAVLYIDKPLKGHNLIQAIARVNRLHEEKAYGLLIDYRGILAELDTAIKQYQNLEEHTQGGYDIDDIDGLYRSVSTEYKRLPKLHEKLWSFFQGVENTYDQEAFRQVLMPRYETDSEGVEYDARQKLREDFYEALTEFGVCLQVARSSHSFFEDKSFTEAMLNTYKRDLKFFTELRQIARQDAQETVDYSAYEKQIRKLVDRDVVGLKVKEGEGTYEVDRLGQNPEEWDDQKTRNEADTIRTRTRKTIEQDLRDDPYAQKVFSELLKKAIEEADALFDHPVKQYALFRAFEDRVNERRTPGIPEALASRPHAKAYFGVFRLVMGDEEVDARMEEDADELIQLALKIDETVADVVAENTLNPGGIDAGIRKALLPDLFRRFGLDNANRILDQVVHIVRVGLRRD
- a CDS encoding restriction endonuclease subunit S; the encoded protein is MVPEGWERVPLVKIAEVRSGVAKGKSGLKDGVSVPYLRVANVQDGYIDTTELKTIEIEKSQLERYSLKVGDVLMNEGGDFDKLGRGDVWDGRVDPCLHQNHVFAVRVNRGVIEPYFLAALAASNYGKTYFLNCSKRSTNLASINSTQLKEFPVLVPPLQEQEKIAKILSTWGEAIATTEQLLANSEQQKKALMQQLLTGKKRLPGYERAWIEAPLGDLFEERKEFGAIGLPLLSVTSEQGIISQGKVGRKDTSSDDKSKYLRVCPGDIAYNTMRMWQGVSGLSSREGIVSPAYTVLKPKKDIDPRFASYLFKLPRMVHRFYRNSQGLVSDTLNLKYQQFSKIKVVVPERSEQRAIAEVLSKEDEVISYLKEQVEQLEQEKKALMQQLLTGKRRVKVDEAEQATA